The following proteins are co-located in the Sulfitobacter guttiformis genome:
- a CDS encoding TadE/TadG family type IV pilus assembly protein, translating to MFMPKIKSLLKARFTREEAGAAHIEAMVMIPLMFLVMISSITMLDLVRQHGAHQKAAFTIGDMISRETLPLDGDYLTGTHHLLNSLTRTPQDSSLRVSVVRYDATNKIMKLDWSKVTGGYTALSNQNVRNWTEKLPHMVHNERMIVVETFARYEPPFNIGLGTQEIDNFVFTRPRYAPQVLWVDLPDNQYPGT from the coding sequence ATGTTTATGCCTAAAATAAAATCCCTGCTGAAGGCGCGGTTTACCCGCGAAGAAGCCGGCGCCGCGCACATCGAAGCAATGGTGATGATCCCGCTGATGTTTCTGGTGATGATCTCCTCGATCACGATGCTTGATCTTGTTCGCCAGCATGGCGCACACCAGAAGGCCGCATTTACCATCGGTGACATGATCTCCCGCGAGACTTTGCCGCTGGACGGCGACTATCTCACCGGTACGCACCATCTGCTGAACTCCCTGACCCGCACGCCACAAGACAGCTCGCTCAGGGTGTCGGTTGTACGCTACGACGCAACCAACAAAATCATGAAGCTGGACTGGTCGAAAGTGACAGGAGGTTATACCGCCCTGAGCAACCAGAACGTGCGCAACTGGACAGAAAAGCTGCCGCACATGGTTCACAACGAGCGGATGATCGTGGTCGAAACATTTGCCCGCTACGAGCCGCCATTCAACATAGGTCTGGGCACGCAGGAGATCGACAACTTTGTCTTCACCCGCCCCCGCTATGCGCCGCAGGTGCTTTGGGTCGATCTGCCGGACAACCAGTATCCCGGCACCTGA
- a CDS encoding sarcosine oxidase subunit beta family protein, with product MRFSGWRILREGLSGNKGWQPHWRDAEPKSEYDAIIIGGGGHGLSTAYYLAKEHGMTNIAVIEKGYLGGGNVGRNTTIVRANYFLDGNSQFYSHSLKLWESLEQDLNYNVMLSQRGQLMLCHSDGQRDAYARRGNSIVGQGDDAELLDVAGVKRIAPYLDFENTRFPIYGGLLQKRAGTARHDAVAWGYARGASERGVDLIQQCEVTGIDIENGVVRGVQTTRGAIRAKKVGIVVAGRSSQVAAMAGMRLPIESHVLQAFVTEGLKPVIDNVISFGMGHFYISQSDKGGLVFGGDLDFYASYASRGNLPMAEHVMEAGMTLMPMIGKAKVLRSWGGIMDMTPDGSPIIDKTPTEGLFINCGWCYGGFKAIPGSGNSFAHLMATGQHHAPAARYRLDRFRTGRGIMDEEGTGAQHNLH from the coding sequence ATGCGGTTTTCGGGTTGGCGTATTCTGCGCGAGGGATTAAGCGGCAACAAAGGCTGGCAGCCCCATTGGCGCGATGCCGAGCCGAAATCAGAGTATGACGCGATCATCATCGGCGGTGGCGGGCATGGCTTGTCGACGGCCTATTACCTCGCCAAAGAGCATGGGATGACGAACATTGCCGTGATCGAGAAGGGGTATCTGGGCGGCGGCAACGTGGGCCGCAACACGACCATCGTGCGCGCCAACTATTTTCTTGATGGCAACTCGCAGTTTTATTCGCACTCGCTGAAGCTATGGGAGAGCCTTGAGCAGGACCTCAATTACAACGTGATGTTGTCCCAGCGCGGGCAGTTGATGCTGTGCCATTCGGACGGGCAGCGGGACGCCTATGCGCGACGGGGCAATAGCATTGTGGGGCAGGGCGATGATGCGGAGCTGTTGGATGTGGCGGGGGTAAAGCGCATCGCGCCTTATCTGGATTTCGAGAATACGCGGTTCCCGATTTATGGCGGCTTGTTGCAAAAGCGTGCAGGCACGGCGCGGCATGATGCGGTGGCTTGGGGCTATGCCCGTGGGGCGTCCGAGCGGGGTGTTGATCTGATCCAGCAGTGTGAAGTCACGGGCATCGATATCGAGAATGGTGTCGTGCGCGGGGTTCAGACCACACGCGGGGCGATACGGGCCAAGAAAGTGGGAATTGTGGTTGCCGGGCGCTCTAGTCAAGTAGCGGCGATGGCGGGGATGCGCCTGCCCATCGAGAGCCATGTGTTGCAGGCCTTTGTGACCGAAGGGCTCAAGCCCGTGATTGATAACGTGATCAGCTTCGGGATGGGACATTTCTATATCAGCCAGTCGGATAAGGGGGGATTGGTATTTGGCGGCGATCTCGATTTCTATGCGTCTTACGCGAGCCGCGGGAACCTGCCTATGGCCGAGCATGTGATGGAGGCGGGCATGACCCTGATGCCGATGATCGGGAAAGCCAAGGTGTTGCGCAGCTGGGGCGGGATTATGGATATGACGCCTGATGGCTCGCCCATCATCGACAAAACGCCAACTGAAGGTTTGTTCATCAACTGCGGCTGGTGCTACGGCGGGTTCAAGGCGATCCCGGGATCGGGCAATTCCTTTGCGCATCTGATGGCCACTGGGCAGCATCATGCGCCCGCAGCGCGCTACAGGCTGGACCGGTTTCGTACAGGGCGTGGCATTATGGATGAGGAGGGTACTGGTGCGCAGCATAATTTGCATTGA
- a CDS encoding TadE/TadG family type IV pilus assembly protein, with protein sequence MKKLFSTTCIPADARKMHKAFLHRFVRDEEGNVTVVAITLIAMTALLAGVSWDLNNYEYHRVKLQQLADRAVLAAADLDQTMPREEVVRDYFDKSNYPDLVTTVNVAEGLNYRTVGVNVSGVIATNTVRGDYTGSVQWQGTDLNRDMTEAEKAAAGLDDRNKVSDALRVHAFAEAEERVNNVEISLVLDISGSMGWNNKMSNLRDAGNSFVDAVINPSTEDLVSISIVPYAEHVSAGQDIMTELNVRQVHNYSHCVEFSDSDFGTTTLGLNSNGTAKQYDQMQHFFWGNSNSNDRSNPACRYGQYDDIEAFSQDTTALKNKIARLSPNGNTSIFLGMKWAAGLLDPSFQPINARLASKGKTDPTFANRPVAFNDNETLKTVILMTDGENTSSNRINPQVYANSSHYAHWNSYSFDWYVRNYVSSSQRHLWSESKYWASFGDSLLNNICTAAKQKNIVIWSIGFEVTDQGANVMRNCASSPSHFFRVEGVEIKEAFTAIARQINQLRLTQ encoded by the coding sequence ATGAAAAAACTATTCTCGACAACCTGCATCCCTGCTGATGCGAGAAAGATGCACAAGGCGTTCCTGCACCGCTTTGTACGAGACGAAGAAGGGAACGTTACGGTTGTAGCAATCACGCTGATCGCAATGACAGCCCTTCTTGCAGGCGTCTCATGGGATCTCAACAATTACGAGTATCACCGCGTCAAACTGCAACAGCTTGCCGACCGCGCCGTTCTGGCCGCCGCCGATCTGGACCAGACGATGCCCCGCGAAGAGGTCGTCCGCGATTACTTTGACAAAAGCAACTATCCAGATCTGGTGACAACGGTAAACGTGGCAGAGGGCCTGAACTATCGCACCGTCGGGGTTAACGTCTCGGGTGTGATCGCAACAAACACCGTGCGCGGCGACTATACCGGTAGCGTCCAGTGGCAGGGTACGGACCTTAATCGCGATATGACTGAAGCCGAGAAAGCCGCTGCGGGCCTGGATGACCGCAACAAGGTCTCCGATGCCCTGCGTGTCCACGCCTTTGCCGAAGCCGAAGAACGCGTGAACAACGTGGAAATTTCACTTGTTCTCGATATTTCCGGCTCCATGGGCTGGAACAATAAGATGAGCAATTTGCGTGATGCCGGCAATTCCTTTGTGGATGCTGTGATCAACCCGTCAACCGAGGATCTGGTGTCGATCTCGATCGTGCCCTACGCCGAGCACGTCAGTGCCGGGCAAGATATCATGACAGAGCTGAACGTCAGGCAGGTGCATAACTACAGCCACTGTGTGGAATTTTCGGACAGCGATTTCGGCACCACCACCCTTGGCCTCAACTCGAATGGCACGGCCAAACAGTACGACCAGATGCAGCATTTTTTCTGGGGCAACTCGAACTCGAATGACCGCTCCAATCCGGCCTGCCGCTATGGCCAATACGACGACATTGAGGCCTTCAGCCAAGATACAACAGCGCTGAAGAACAAAATCGCACGGTTGTCTCCGAACGGGAACACCTCGATCTTTCTGGGGATGAAGTGGGCCGCAGGCTTGCTCGATCCCAGCTTCCAGCCGATCAATGCCCGTCTCGCCTCCAAAGGCAAAACCGACCCGACATTTGCCAATCGCCCCGTGGCATTTAACGATAATGAGACGCTTAAAACCGTTATTCTCATGACGGACGGAGAGAACACCTCCTCCAACCGCATCAATCCACAGGTGTACGCAAACTCCAGTCACTATGCACACTGGAACTCGTACAGCTTCGACTGGTATGTGCGAAATTACGTATCGTCGAGCCAGCGACACCTCTGGAGCGAGTCGAAATACTGGGCCTCGTTTGGTGACAGCCTGCTCAACAACATCTGCACCGCCGCCAAGCAAAAGAACATCGTGATCTGGTCTATCGGCTTTGAGGTCACGGACCAGGGTGCAAACGTCATGCGCAACTGCGCTTCCTCCCCCAGCCACTTCTTCCGGGTCGAGGGTGTCGAAATCAAAGAGGCGTTCACCGCGATTGCACGCCAGATCAACCAGCTGAGGCTCACACAATGA
- a CDS encoding TetR/AcrR family transcriptional regulator produces the protein MARTAGSHSDITGPRVREAALRLFARGGYAAVSMRAIAAEVGVQAGALYNYTPDKQTLLFDLMEGHMTELLAAGVDDPALGAEARLQAFVAFHIRFHHARPDAVFIAYMELRNLSPENFARVEALRREYENGLESILREGVEAGIFRVADTKIATLAIIAMLTGVNTWFRAGGRLSIEEVTAQYWDMVRRAVS, from the coding sequence ATGGCACGCACTGCAGGATCACATTCGGACATTACAGGCCCGCGCGTGCGCGAGGCCGCACTGCGGTTGTTTGCACGTGGCGGATATGCAGCAGTGTCCATGCGGGCCATTGCGGCCGAGGTCGGAGTGCAGGCGGGCGCCCTTTATAATTACACGCCTGACAAGCAGACCTTGCTGTTTGACCTGATGGAAGGCCACATGACCGAGCTTCTGGCGGCTGGTGTGGACGATCCGGCGCTGGGGGCGGAGGCACGGTTGCAGGCGTTCGTCGCATTTCACATCCGGTTTCACCATGCGCGGCCTGACGCGGTTTTCATCGCTTATATGGAGTTGCGCAATCTGTCGCCCGAGAACTTTGCCCGCGTCGAAGCGCTGCGGCGCGAATACGAAAACGGGCTGGAGAGCATCCTGCGCGAGGGGGTCGAAGCGGGCATATTTCGCGTGGCCGACACCAAGATCGCGACTCTTGCCATTATTGCTATGCTCACCGGCGTGAATACGTGGTTCCGTGCCGGTGGGCGGCTGTCGATCGAGGAAGTCACCGCGCAGTATTGGGACATGGTGCGCCGCGCGGTGAGCTGA
- a CDS encoding Glu/Leu/Phe/Val family dehydrogenase, with amino-acid sequence MSQIQNEPSFRDSVEIMFNRAVELMDLKPGLVEKIRVCNATYTVRFGVRLRGDIHTFTGYRSVHSEHMEPVKGGIRYSLGVNQNEVEALAALMTFKCALVEAPFGGSKGGLCIDPKEYTEAELELITRRFAYELIKRDMINPAQNVPAPDMGTGEREMAWIADQYKRMNTTDINSAACVTGKPINIGGIQGRTEATGRGVQYALRAFFRDVQGVKKAGMSGTLDGKRVIVQGLGNVGYHAAKFLSEEDGAPVIGVIEYNGAIWNEDGIDIEDLKQYITEHGSPEGFAGGEFIAHGETLLERECDILIPAALEGVINLGNADRIKAPLIIEAANGPTTAGADEILRNKGTVIIPDMYANAGGVTVSYFEWVKNLSHIRFGRMQRRQEENRHQLIVDELERISRDTSINWTLSPNFKEQYLRGAGELELVRSGLDDTMRAAYESMAKVWHERDDVTDLRTAAYLVAIGKVAASYHAKGL; translated from the coding sequence ATGAGCCAAATCCAGAACGAGCCGAGCTTTCGCGACAGTGTAGAAATCATGTTCAACCGTGCCGTTGAGCTGATGGACCTGAAGCCCGGTCTGGTCGAGAAAATTCGTGTGTGCAACGCCACCTATACCGTGCGCTTCGGCGTGCGCCTGCGGGGCGATATCCATACATTCACTGGATACCGCTCGGTTCACTCCGAACATATGGAGCCTGTGAAGGGGGGCATCCGCTACTCTCTCGGGGTCAACCAGAACGAGGTAGAGGCGCTTGCAGCCCTGATGACGTTCAAATGCGCGCTGGTCGAAGCGCCGTTCGGCGGATCCAAGGGCGGTTTGTGTATTGATCCCAAGGAATACACCGAAGCCGAGCTGGAGCTGATCACGCGCCGCTTTGCCTACGAGCTGATCAAGCGCGATATGATCAACCCCGCGCAAAACGTCCCTGCGCCCGACATGGGCACGGGCGAGCGCGAGATGGCGTGGATCGCGGACCAGTACAAGCGGATGAACACAACCGACATCAACTCGGCCGCGTGCGTGACGGGCAAGCCGATCAATATTGGTGGTATTCAGGGACGCACAGAAGCCACGGGCAGAGGCGTGCAATACGCTTTGCGTGCGTTTTTCCGCGATGTGCAGGGCGTGAAGAAGGCAGGCATGTCTGGCACATTGGACGGCAAACGGGTGATTGTTCAGGGTCTCGGAAACGTGGGCTACCATGCGGCAAAGTTCTTGAGCGAGGAAGATGGCGCACCAGTGATCGGTGTGATCGAGTACAACGGTGCGATCTGGAACGAGGACGGCATCGATATCGAGGATCTCAAGCAATATATCACGGAGCACGGCTCTCCCGAGGGGTTTGCAGGGGGTGAATTTATCGCGCACGGTGAGACCCTGCTGGAGCGCGAGTGCGACATCCTGATCCCTGCCGCTCTTGAGGGGGTGATCAATCTGGGCAACGCTGACCGGATCAAGGCGCCGCTGATTATCGAGGCGGCCAACGGTCCCACCACAGCAGGTGCAGACGAGATTTTGCGCAACAAGGGCACGGTGATTATCCCCGACATGTACGCAAACGCCGGTGGTGTTACAGTGAGCTATTTCGAATGGGTCAAGAACCTGAGCCATATCCGTTTTGGCCGGATGCAGCGGCGGCAGGAAGAGAACCGCCACCAGCTTATTGTGGACGAGCTTGAGCGGATCAGCCGAGATACGTCGATCAATTGGACGCTCAGCCCAAACTTCAAGGAGCAGTATCTGCGTGGGGCGGGCGAGCTTGAGCTGGTGCGCTCGGGGCTTGATGACACCATGCGGGCAGCCTACGAATCGATGGCGAAGGTCTGGCACGAGCGCGATGATGTAACGGATTTGCGCACTGCCGCTTATCTGGTCGCAATCGGGAAGGTCGCAGCAAGCTACCACGCCAAAGGGCTGTAG
- a CDS encoding TadE/TadG family type IV pilus assembly protein produces MITRLKNHLSRFRKEDSGAVYTLEFVIMLPLLFVTFAFGVELTTHSNRQFQLDHGLEVTTRAIRLNTAAQFTHDNLKQQICINSGGLPNCEERIRLEMVPVNPRSFVGLPALPDCTNAPHPVTPVRGWSLGQQHELMLLRACYKFSPVFGALGLGQLLGTDDKGLGTMVSMSAFVQEPR; encoded by the coding sequence ATGATTACCCGCTTGAAAAACCACCTGTCGCGGTTCCGCAAAGAAGACAGCGGCGCCGTCTACACCCTCGAATTCGTGATCATGCTCCCCTTGTTGTTTGTAACATTTGCCTTTGGCGTGGAGCTTACAACCCACTCGAACCGCCAGTTCCAGCTTGATCACGGCCTCGAAGTCACTACGCGCGCCATCCGGCTCAACACAGCCGCACAGTTCACCCACGATAACCTGAAGCAGCAAATCTGCATCAATTCGGGCGGCCTGCCAAACTGTGAAGAGCGCATCCGCCTTGAGATGGTCCCCGTTAACCCGCGCAGCTTTGTAGGCTTGCCCGCCCTGCCGGATTGCACCAACGCACCACATCCGGTGACACCGGTGCGCGGCTGGTCACTGGGTCAACAGCACGAACTGATGCTGCTGCGCGCCTGCTATAAGTTCAGCCCCGTCTTCGGAGCCCTTGGCCTTGGCCAGTTGCTGGGAACAGATGACAAAGGTCTGGGAACCATGGTCTCGATGAGTGCCTTCGTACAGGAGCCAAGATAA
- a CDS encoding pirin family protein, whose amino-acid sequence MSIRPTLETRAAQPTMEGAGVKLHRAFGFQDPSELDPFLLFDDFRNERPIDFEKGFPWHPHRGIETITYVLEGTVAHSDSLGNNGTLGAGDVQWMTAGSGILHQEMPHGNARGQMHGFQLWGNLPSAQKMTAPRYQDVTSDAIPEVIDDDGTMVRVITGEFWGKRGPVDGIAADPQYLDVTVPAGVRKTFKIDTYRRAFAYIFQGAGAFLDASRPSGILLEKEVAGEELNIRDMSGDRTLVRFGTGDEVTVQAGPDGLRFLLISGAPIDEPVAWHGPIVMNTREELMQAVRELNNGTFIKPAH is encoded by the coding sequence ATGTCCATTCGTCCCACTCTCGAGACCCGCGCCGCCCAGCCAACCATGGAAGGCGCAGGCGTCAAACTACATCGCGCTTTCGGTTTTCAGGACCCAAGCGAGCTTGACCCCTTCCTGCTGTTTGACGACTTCCGCAACGAGCGCCCGATCGACTTTGAGAAAGGCTTCCCATGGCACCCGCACCGCGGGATCGAGACGATCACCTACGTCCTTGAGGGGACGGTCGCGCATTCAGACAGCCTTGGAAACAACGGCACTTTGGGTGCAGGTGACGTGCAGTGGATGACTGCAGGCAGCGGCATCCTGCATCAGGAAATGCCCCATGGAAACGCGCGCGGCCAAATGCACGGCTTCCAGCTGTGGGGCAATCTGCCCTCGGCGCAAAAAATGACCGCGCCGCGCTATCAGGATGTCACCTCCGATGCGATCCCAGAGGTTATCGACGATGACGGCACGATGGTCCGCGTCATCACGGGCGAGTTCTGGGGTAAGCGCGGGCCTGTCGACGGCATCGCCGCCGACCCGCAATACCTTGATGTGACCGTGCCCGCCGGTGTGCGAAAAACATTTAAGATCGACACATATCGCCGGGCCTTCGCCTATATCTTTCAGGGGGCTGGCGCGTTTCTGGATGCCTCGCGCCCGTCAGGTATCTTGTTGGAAAAGGAAGTTGCGGGCGAAGAGCTGAACATCCGTGACATGTCTGGGGACCGCACGCTGGTGCGGTTCGGCACAGGTGACGAGGTGACGGTGCAGGCCGGCCCTGATGGCCTACGCTTCTTGCTGATCTCCGGCGCCCCAATAGATGAGCCTGTCGCCTGGCACGGTCCCATTGTGATGAACACCCGAGAGGAGCTAATGCAGGCTGTGCGGGAGTTGAACAACGGTACTTTCATAAAGCCTGCACATTAG
- a CDS encoding NAD(P)-dependent oxidoreductase, which translates to MKIGFIGLGNVGGKLSGSLLRNGVDLSVFDLDDQLVNAKVAAGARAGGSPADMMGDCDAVITCLPSPAASAAVVAEMLPQVTAGKIWLEMSTTDSSEIKRLGALVQAAGGEAVDCPVSGGCHRADTGNISIYAGCARATFERVLPILTHMGRRILHVGEVGNASILKVMTNYLATANLLTLCEALTVMKAQGMDLGMTYEAIAMSSGNSFVHETESQLILSGSRDVNFTMDLIQKDIGLFQQLADEAAVPLEISPLIIAMMSDGQARYGMRAQSDRMIERLEEATGLQILADGFPTELVDDEPEERGCEVQPKRRIR; encoded by the coding sequence ATGAAAATCGGATTTATCGGATTGGGAAATGTGGGCGGCAAGCTGTCGGGAAGTTTGCTGCGAAACGGCGTGGATCTGAGCGTTTTTGACCTTGATGACCAATTGGTAAATGCGAAGGTCGCAGCAGGTGCGCGGGCGGGTGGTAGCCCTGCGGACATGATGGGGGACTGTGATGCGGTGATTACATGCCTTCCCAGCCCTGCGGCAAGTGCGGCGGTCGTGGCGGAAATGCTGCCACAAGTGACAGCTGGGAAAATCTGGCTTGAGATGTCAACTACGGACTCGTCCGAGATCAAGCGGCTCGGCGCGTTGGTGCAGGCGGCGGGCGGCGAAGCCGTGGATTGCCCCGTGTCGGGCGGATGTCACCGTGCGGATACCGGAAATATCAGCATTTACGCGGGATGCGCGCGCGCCACGTTTGAGCGGGTACTGCCCATACTCACGCATATGGGGAGGCGGATTTTGCACGTGGGCGAGGTGGGAAATGCCAGTATTCTCAAGGTAATGACCAACTACCTCGCTACGGCGAACCTGCTTACGCTCTGCGAGGCGCTGACGGTGATGAAGGCACAGGGGATGGATCTGGGCATGACCTATGAGGCGATTGCGATGTCGTCGGGAAACAGCTTTGTTCATGAGACGGAAAGCCAACTTATCCTGTCGGGGTCGCGGGATGTGAATTTCACCATGGACCTAATACAAAAGGACATTGGCCTGTTTCAGCAGCTGGCGGACGAGGCTGCCGTCCCGCTGGAAATCTCGCCCTTGATCATTGCGATGATGAGTGACGGGCAAGCGCGTTATGGCATGCGCGCGCAGAGCGACAGGATGATCGAGCGACTGGAGGAGGCAACAGGTCTGCAAATTCTGGCAGATGGATTCCCGACAGAGCTGGTGGATGATGAGCCGGAGGAGCGCGGATGCGAGGTGCAGCCCAAAAGAAGGATCCGGTAA
- a CDS encoding sarcosine oxidase subunit delta, with protein sequence MRIVCPLCGARDRREFYYRGAALLRPSVDAEPDAWDAYVHLRENPAGRTRDLWQHDAGCRAWLVVTRDTVTHEIYGVELAAKFAKDAGT encoded by the coding sequence GTGAGGATCGTTTGTCCGCTCTGCGGGGCGCGGGATCGCCGCGAGTTTTATTATCGTGGCGCCGCGCTGCTGCGACCTTCGGTAGATGCCGAACCGGACGCGTGGGACGCTTATGTGCATTTGCGCGAAAATCCTGCTGGCCGTACGCGCGACTTGTGGCAGCATGATGCGGGCTGTCGGGCGTGGCTGGTGGTAACGCGTGATACGGTGACCCACGAGATTTATGGAGTCGAGCTGGCGGCAAAATTTGCGAAGGATGCGGGCACATGA
- a CDS encoding homoserine dehydrogenase gives MSKPLRLGIAGLGTVGAGVVQILRKQAALLETRTGRPLVITAVSARSKEKDRGVNLSSYAWENDPVALAKREDVDVFVELMGGEDGPAKDATDAALALGKDVITANKAMLAMHGQALAEAAEAKGSVIKYEAAVAGGIPVIKALGEGLAGNQITRVMGVMNGSCNYILTRMEDAGLPYADVFAEADGLGYLEADPQLDVGGIDAAHKLAILSSLAFGTQVNFAGIELEGIERVSIEDIRAAADMGYKIKLLGVAQVTGRGLEQRMQPCLVPDTSPLGQLSGGTNMIVLEGDAVGQIVLRGAGAGAGPTASAVLSDICDIARGYRGPTFGQPATTLTAAVPATSQRPAAYYLRMTLMDKPGALAKVASVLGDAAVSIDRMRQYGHVKDRAQVLIVTHKTTRADIDHALAAFGATSVVSGDPVALRIEEV, from the coding sequence ATGTCAAAGCCACTTCGCCTCGGGATTGCGGGTTTGGGAACGGTGGGTGCCGGTGTTGTACAAATTCTGCGCAAACAGGCCGCTCTGCTGGAAACGCGTACCGGTCGCCCCCTTGTGATCACCGCCGTTTCTGCGCGCTCGAAGGAAAAGGACCGTGGCGTCAATCTGTCGTCCTATGCGTGGGAAAATGATCCTGTCGCATTGGCCAAGCGTGAAGATGTAGACGTGTTCGTCGAATTGATGGGCGGTGAGGACGGCCCGGCAAAAGACGCGACAGATGCGGCACTTGCTCTTGGGAAAGACGTTATTACCGCCAATAAAGCGATGCTTGCCATGCACGGACAGGCCTTGGCCGAAGCAGCCGAGGCAAAAGGCAGCGTAATCAAATACGAGGCCGCCGTGGCAGGCGGCATCCCCGTGATCAAGGCATTGGGCGAAGGTTTAGCCGGCAACCAGATCACCCGCGTGATGGGGGTCATGAATGGCTCGTGCAACTATATCCTGACGCGAATGGAGGATGCAGGCCTGCCCTATGCGGATGTCTTTGCCGAAGCTGACGGTCTTGGCTATCTCGAGGCTGATCCACAGCTTGATGTCGGCGGCATTGACGCCGCGCACAAGCTTGCGATCCTGTCGTCGCTGGCTTTCGGGACGCAGGTAAATTTCGCAGGTATCGAACTGGAAGGAATCGAGCGTGTCTCGATCGAGGACATTCGAGCAGCCGCCGATATGGGGTACAAGATCAAGCTGTTGGGCGTGGCTCAGGTCACCGGTCGCGGTCTTGAGCAACGGATGCAGCCTTGTCTGGTCCCCGACACTTCACCGCTGGGGCAGCTTTCGGGCGGGACAAACATGATCGTTCTCGAAGGCGATGCGGTCGGCCAGATCGTGTTGCGCGGTGCAGGAGCCGGTGCCGGCCCCACGGCGAGTGCGGTGTTGTCGGATATCTGCGACATCGCGCGCGGCTACCGCGGCCCCACGTTTGGCCAACCCGCAACCACCCTCACTGCCGCAGTGCCCGCCACGAGTCAGCGGCCCGCTGCCTATTACCTGCGCATGACGCTGATGGACAAACCGGGTGCCTTGGCGAAGGTCGCGTCGGTGTTGGGCGATGCTGCTGTCTCTATCGACCGCATGCGCCAATATGGCCATGTAAAAGACCGCGCACAGGTTCTGATTGTGACCCATAAAACCACCCGCGCCGACATTGATCATGCCCTCGCTGCATTCGGTGCAACAAGCGTCGTGTCGGGCGATCCGGTTGCCCTGCGGATCGAGGAAGTCTGA